One Aegilops tauschii subsp. strangulata cultivar AL8/78 chromosome 7, Aet v6.0, whole genome shotgun sequence genomic window carries:
- the LOC120969658 gene encoding uncharacterized protein, translating into MKIILLLLILAPLCVSVTGRLKCPGVPYNGAVATCYHGCGTKLIYDLCIKTMQQGHIDLSPSHKEETTAYAILVLSAAVESTRTTSHTLTYQLQKNASISVQERAFYGACLNDYVAALNSLDHTLVVMLPNCFFQGINDDYLSALASLNSCRDRFIGPVMYTSPLYPLVLADRNKALLAYSLGKLLL; encoded by the coding sequence ATGAAGATCattctcctcctcctcatccttgcACCCCTCTGCGTGTCCGTCACCGGCCGCCTCAAGTGCCCCGGCGTGCCCTACAACGGTGCTGTGGCGACCTGCTACCATGGTTGCGGCACGAAGCTCATCTACGACCTCTGCATCAAGACGATGCAGCAGGGCCACATCGACCTATCTCCGTCGCACAAAGAAGAGACCACCGCGTACGCCATCCTCGTGCTAAGCGCCGCCGTGGAGTCCACGAGGACCACGTCGCACACGCTGACCTACCAGCTCCAGAAGAACGCGTCCATCTCCGTCCAGGAAAGGGCGTTCTACGGGGCATGCCTTAACGACTACGTCGCGGCGTTGAACTCCCTCGACCACACCCTCGTTGTGATGCTGCCGAACTGCTTCTTTCAGGGGATCAACGACGACTACCTGAGCGCGTTGGCTAGCCTGAATAGTTGCAGGGATCGGTTCATAGGGCCGGTTATGTACACGTCGCCGTTGTACCCCCTGGTTTTGGCCGACCGAAACAAGGCCTTGCTGGCTTACTCGCTTGGCAAGTTGCTGTTATGA